The proteins below are encoded in one region of Takifugu rubripes chromosome 1, fTakRub1.2, whole genome shotgun sequence:
- the LOC101075653 gene encoding gap junction delta-3 protein-like, which translates to MGEWGFLGGLFDSLQAHSPMLGRFWLLLMLIFRIVILGTVASDLFEDEQEEFACNTLQPGCKQVCYDMAFPISQYRFWVFHIVLIATPSLLFLVYTMHHHNKKNSKFNQRYNEDIRLRRLYIVNVVFRILAEVGFLVGQWLLYGFKVEAQFPCSRFPCPYTVDCFTSRPAEKTVFLCFYFVVGAIAALFSCAELFHSSIKWFCCSTEVGRQKQNLPCISDNLFNFKQEEETAKEKRQMKNPHAPNSVRQKRGSAKSISRKSSSGVHRHIGGKVVSTRTFMV; encoded by the coding sequence ATGGGGGAATGGGGCTTCCTCGGTGGACTCTTCGACAGCCTCCAGGCTCACTCGCCCATGCTCGGCCGCTTCTGGCTCCTGCTCATGCTCATCTTTCGGATAGTGATCCTCGGAACTGTGGCCAGCGACCTGTTTGAGGACGAACAGGAGGAATTTGCCTGCAACACCCTCCAGCCGGGCTGCAAACAGGTGTGTTACGACATGGCCTTTCCCATCTCGCAGTACAGATTCTGGGTGTTTCACATCGTCCTCATCGCCACGCCATCGCTGCTTTTTCTGGTTTACACCATGCATCACCACAATAAGAAGAACTCCAAATTCAATCAGAGGTACAATGAAGACATCCGTTTAAGGAGGCTTTACATCGTCAACGTGGTGTTTCGCATCCTGGCAGAAGTTGGGTTTCTCGTGGGTCAGTGGCTGCTCTATGGCTTCAAGGTGGAGGCCCAGTTCCCCTGCAGCCGCTTCCCCTGCCCCTACACCGTGGACTGCTTCACCTCCCGCCCGGCGGAGAAAACCGTCTTCCTCTGCTTCTACTTTGTCGTCGGGGCGATTGCAGCCCTTTTCAGCTGTGCTGAGCTCTTCCACAGCTCCATAAagtggttctgctgcagcacggAGGTAGGAAGGCAGAAACAGAACTTGCCCTGTATCAGCGACAACCTCTTCAACTTCAAGCAGGAAGAAGAGACAGCAAAGGAGAAGCGGCAGATGAAGAATCCGCACGCACCCAACAGCGTGAGGCAGAAGAGAGGATCAGCGAAGAGCATCTCTAGGAAGAGCTCCAGTGGCGTCCACAGGCACATCGGTGGGAAAGTGGTGAGCACCAGGACATTCATGGTGTGA
- the top2a gene encoding DNA topoisomerase 2-alpha codes for MAVPLKAFLENKPLEKTKKDPKRMSVERIYQKKTQLEHILLRPDSYIGSVEPVTQQMWVYDEDVGLNCRDVTFVPGLYKIFDEILVNAADNKQRDKSMSCIKVSIDVENNTIAVWNNGKGIPVVEHKVEKVYVPALIFGQLLTSSNYDDDEKKVTGGRNGYGAKLCNIFSTKFTVETSCKDSKKTFKQTWYDNMGRAGDANIRSFDGEEYTCITFRPDLAKFKMSILDKDTLALMTRRAYDVAGATKGVRVFFNGKRLPVTGFRSYVDLYLKDKVDEIGNALNVVHEVVNERWEVCLTMSEKGFQQVSFVNSIATTKGGRHVDYVADQVVSKLIEVVKKKNKAGVAVKPFQVKNHIWLFVNCLVENPTFDSQTKENMTLQQKSFGSTCPLSDKFIKQATACGIVESIMNWVKFKAQTQLNKKCSAVKHTKIKGVPKLDDANDAGGKNSIGCTLILTEGDSAKTLAVSGLGVVGRDRYGVFPLRGKMLNVREASLKQIMENAEINNIIKILGLQYKKNYSDPESLKTLRYGKIMIMTDQDQDGSHIKGLLINFIHHNWPSLLRHNFIEEFITPIIKASHKKSQLSFYSIPEFNAWKESQANHKSWKIKYYKGLGTSTSQEAKEYFSDMQRHRIPFKYAGPEDDEAITLAFSKKKVEERKEWLTNFMTNRRQRREHNLPEDYLYGQTTKYLSYNDFVNKELVLFSNSDNERSIPCLVDGFKPGQRKVLFCCFKRNDKREVKVAQLAGSVAEMSAYHHGEVSLMMTIVGLAQNFVGSNNLNMLQPLGQFGTRLHGGKDSASPRYIFTMLSTLTRLVFPPVDDNLLKYNYDDNQRVEPEWYIPIIPMVLVNGAEGIGTGWASKIPNYDVREIVNNIHRMLNGDEPLPMLPSYKGFKGTIEHVMNNQYMNSGEVAIIDSTTIEISELPVKSWTQTYKENVLEPMLNGTEKVPPLITDFKEYHTDTTVRFVVKMSEEKLREAEAAGFHKVFKLQNPLTCNSMVLFDHAGSLKKYESVQDILKDFFELRMKYYVLRKDWLVGMLGAESAKLTNQARFILEKIQGTLVIENKPKKELIRMLQQMGYDSDPVKAWKLAQEKNEEETVEEQEEDEAKEEEASGPDYNYLLSMPMWFLTKEKKEELCKQRDAKLTELNTLKKRSPIDLWKEDLAAFSEELENSEAKEKENAAMPVKKGAGKGKTLKMKQETRPTPQGRRVIPRVTSTMKAEANRKADTKKGEAKRGKKIKSEDVVMQMDFEDAEGVMSSEDVGLAARLSKKTKTQAKEKAVKSSKQSTIQFKPVAKKPKKNPWSDDETPQSDSDMEDEEEVAAPREQVGRRAKDTVKYSLSDSEEEWNFHGKNAPKRKAVISDDDSFIPDADSPAPSPKVPEPVKKVAKSKSTSKPTESKSSSPSDDQVTASKAPVKPKPKETVAKKAPAAKKPAAPKKKATGVKQSSIADAFSKPKPSSTSAKRVPSFDSSDSEAEVKAAAKKAKPVSKRKQAVSDDSDSDSDNLMSRLKAKSAGSKKPKKCTTDETFSISSQEAPVAVESRNNPSRARKPVTYALDSDSDEDF; via the exons ATGGCTGTGCCACTAAAG GCTTTCTTGGAAAACAAACCTctggaaaagacaaagaaagatCCAAAGAGGATGTCAGTAGAGAGGATCTATCAGAAGAAGACCCAGTTGGAGCACATTTTGCTTCGGCCGGACTCGTACATAGGCTCCGTAGAACCCGTCACCCAG CAAATGTGGGTGTATGACGAGGATGTTGGACTAAACTGCCGTGATGTGACATTTGTTCCTGGGCTTTACAAGATTTTTGATGAGATCCTGG TAAATGCAGCTGACAACAAGCAGAGGGACAAAAGCATGTCCTGCATCAAAGTCAGCATTGATGT TGAAAATAACACCATCGCTGTTTGGAATAATGGGAAAGGTATTCCTGTTGTAGAGCACAAGGTAGAGAAGGTCTATGTACCAGCTCTGATCTTTGGACAGCTCCTCACGTCTAGTAactatgatgatgatgagaagaaAGTCACTG GTGGACGCAATGGGTATGGTGCAAAGCTCTGCAACATTTTTAGCACAAAGTTTACTGTAGAGACTTCCTGTAAAGATTCAAAGAAGACATTTAAGCag ACCTGGTATGACAATATGGGAAGAGCAGGGGATGCTAACATCAGGTCTTTTGATGGAGAGGAATACACTTGCATCACCTTCAGACCAGATCTGGCCAAGTTTAAAATGAGCATCCTGGATAAAGACACCCTGGCCCTGATGACCAGAAGGGCCTACGATGTTGCTGGGGCCACGAAAGGCGTCCGTGTTTTCTTCAATGGAAAGAGGCTGCCA GTCACAGGTTTCCGTAGCTACGTGGACTTGTATTTAAAGGACAAAGTGGACGAAATAGGAAATGCCTTAAATGTGGTCCATGAGGTTGTCAATGAACGTTGGGAGGTGTGTCTCACCATGAGCGAAAAAGGTTTCCAGCAAGTCAGCTTTGTCAATAGCATTGCTACAACCAAG GGAGGAAGACATGTTGACTACGTGGCTGATCAGGTGGTCAGCAAACTAATTGAAGTGGTGAAAAAGAAGAACAAAGCTGGAGTGGCTGTCAAGCCATTCCAG gTGAAAAACCACATTTGGCTGTTTGTAAATTGCCTGGTTGAGAATCCCACTTTTGACTCTCAGACCAAAGAGAATATGACTCTGCAGCAGAAAAGCTTTGGGTCGACTTGTCCTCTCAGTGACAAGTTTATCAAACAG GCCACAGCTTGTGGGATTGTGGAAAGTATCATGAATTGGGTGAAGTTTAAGGCTCAGACACAGCTCAATAAGAAATGCTCAGCTGTTAAACATACAAAGATCAAAGGGGTGCCTAAACTGGATGATGCCAACGATGCAG GTGGTAAGAACTCGATTGGCTGCACACTCATCCTCACTGAGGGAGACTCGGCCAAGACTCTTGCTGTGTCTGGGCTGGGTGTGGTCGGCAGGGACCGCTACGGCGTCTTTCCTCTCAGAGGAAAAATGCTCAACGTGCGGGAGGCCTCTCTCAAGCAG ATTATGGAGAATGCTGAAATCAACAACATCATTAAGATCCTTGGCCTGCAGTACAAAAAGAACTACAGTGATCCAGAATCCCTGAAGACTCTGCGCTATGGAAAGATCATGATCATGACAGATCAG GATCAAGATGGCTCCCACATTAAGGGTTTACTGATCAATTTTATCCACCATAACTGGCCATCGCTGCTGCGACACAACTTCATTGAAGAGTTTATCACACCCATCATCAAG GCTTCACACAAAAAATCCCAGCTGTCCTTTTACAGCATCCCTGAATTCAATGCATGGAAGGAAAGCCAGGCCAACCACAAATCCTGGAAAATCAAATACTACAAAG GTTTGGGAACTAGCACATCTCAGGAAGCCAAGGAGTACTTCTCTGATATGCAGAGACATCGTATCCCCTTTAAATATGCAGGACCTGAAGATGATGAAGCTATTACCCTT GCCTTTAGCAAGAAGAAAGTGGAAGAGCGAAAAGAGTGGCTGACCAACTTCATGACTAACAGACGCCAGCGCAGGGAGCACAACCTGCCTGAG GACTACTTGTATGGTCAGACCACCAAGTATCTCTCCTACAATGATTTTGTCAACAAAGAGCTGGTACTTTTCTCCAATTCTGACAATGAGAGGTCAATCCCCTGCCTGGTGGACG GTTTCAAACCAGGTCAGAGGAAGGTTCTGTTCTGTTGCTTTAAGAGGAATGATAAGCGTGAGGTGAAGGTGGCTCAGTTAGCTGGATCAGTGGCTGAGATGTCGGCCTATCATCATGGAGAA GTCTCTCTGATGATGACCATTGTTGGTTTGGCCCAAAACTTCGTGGGAAGCAACAATCTGAACATGCTGCAGCCTCTGGGACAGTTTGGAACCAGGCTGCACGGCGGCAAGGACTCTGCCAGTCCTCGATACATCTTCACCATGCTGAG CACTCTCACTCGTCTCGTTTTTCCACCCGTGGATGACAATTTACTGAAGTACAACTACGATGACAATCAACGCGTAGAGCCAGAGTGGTATATACCCATCATTCCCATGGTGCTAGTCAATGGTGCTGAAGGGATCGGCACTGGTTGGGCCAGCAAAATCCCAAACTACGACGTACGAGAAATCGTCAATAACATCCACCGCATGCTGAATGGTGATGAGCCTCTGCCCATG CTTCCAAGCTACAAAGGATTCAAGGGAACCATTGAACATGTGATGAACAACCAGTATATGAACAGTGGAGAGGTGGCCATCATTGATTCCACCACTATTGAGATCTCAGAATTGCCGGTCAAATCCTGGACACAG ACCTACAAAGAGAACGTGTTGGAGCCCATGTTAAACGGCACTGAAAAGGTGCCTCCTCTCATCACGGACTTTAAGGAATaccacacagacaccactgTGCGCTTTGTGGTCAAGATGTCAGAGGAGAAGCTTCGTGAGGCCGAGGCCGCTGGCTTTCACAAAGTCTTCAAGCTTCAGAATCCTCTCACCTGCAACTCCATG GTTCTTTTTGACCATGCGGGCAGCCTGAAGAAGTACGAGTCTGTGCAGGATATTCTAAAGGACTTCTTTGAGTTGAGGATGAAATATTATGTCCTGAGAAAGGACTGGTTGGTTGGCATGCTGGGTGCAGAGAGCGCTAAACTCACCAACCAGGCCCGCTTCATTCTGGAGAAAATCCAGGGCACCCTAGTTATTG AGAACAAGCCCAAAAAGGAATTGATCCGTATGCTGCAGCAGATGGGCTATGACTCGGACCCAGTCAAGGCATGGAAACTGGCTCAGGAGAAG AATGAGGAGGAGACGgttgaggaacaggaggaggatgaagcgaaggaggaggaggccagtgGGCCAGACTACAACTACCTGCTGAGCATGCCCATGTGGTTCCTGaccaaggagaagaaagaggaactATGCAAACAGAGGGATGCTAAG CTGACTGAGCTAAAcaccctgaagaagaggagtcCCATAGACCTCTGGAAGGAAGATCTTGCTGCTTTCTCTGAGGAGCTCGAG aACTCTGAGGCAAAAGAGAAGGAGAATGCTGCCATGCCTGTCAAAAAGGGAGCTGGGAAAGGCAAAACATTAAAGATGAAGCAGGAGACTCGGCCCACTCCACAGGGCCGCCGTGTTATTCCACGTGTCACCAGCACCATGAAGGCTGAGGCTAACAGGAAGGCAGATACTAAGAAAGGTGAAGCCAAGAGAGGCAAGAAAATCAAG AGTGAGGATGTGGTGATGCAGATGGACTTTGAAGATGCAGAGGGAGTCATGTCAAGCGAGGACGTCGGCTTGGCTGCACGACTGAGCAAGAAAACGAAAACGCAGgcaaaggaaaaag CAGTAAAAAGCAGCAAGCAGAGCACCATTCAGTTCAAACCTGTTGCCAAGAAGCCTAAGAAGAATCCATGGTCGGACGATGAGACCCCTCAGTCTGACAGCGAcatggaggatgaggaggaagtggctgCGCCTCGGGAGCAGGTTGGACGCAGAGCCAAAG ATACTGTGAAGTACAGTCTGTCTGACAGCGAGGAGGAATGGAATTTCCATGGGAAGAACGCTCCCAAACGGAAGGCTGTTATCAGTGACGACGACAGCTTCATCCCAGATGCTGACTCCCCAGCACCATCTCCCAAAGTTCCAGAGCCGGT GAAGAAAGTGGCAAAAAGCAAATCGACTAGTAAACCAACGGAGAGCAAGTCCAGCT CTCCTTCAGACGACCAGGTGACGGCCTCAAAGGCTCCGGTTAAACCAAAACCTAAAGAGACTGTGGCCAAAAAAGCTCCTGCCGCCAAAAAGCCAGCGGCCCCAAAGAAGAAGGCTACAG GTGTGAAGCAGTCGTCCATCGCGGACGCCTTTTCCAAACCCAAACCTTCGTCCACCAGTGCCAAGAGAGTCCCCTCCTTCGACTCTAGTGACTCCGAGGCAGAGGTGAAGGCCGCAGCGAAAAAGGCAAAGCCCGTTTCCAAACGGAAGCAGGCGGTCAGCGACGACTCCGACAGCGATTCAGACAACCTCATGTCGCGCCTCAAGGCCAAAAGCGCAGGCAGCAAG AAACCCAAGAAGTGCACAACTGATGAAACCTTCAGCATTTCCAGCCAGGAAGCGCCCGTCGCCGTGGAGTCGCGCAACAACCCCTCGCGTGCACGCAAACCCGTCACCTACGCACTAGACTCAGACTCGGATGAAGACTTTTAA